One window from the genome of Pedobacter schmidteae encodes:
- a CDS encoding FecR family protein translates to MDLNNNKYNVEILAEKWANGTITNDERVWFENWYHAFDDSEVNIADSKHASAAALKKQMLGMIQFRMQQTKVIRIQQPVKYLWYKLTAAVAVLLVLSAVLFFYTNTPQSNVISAHNDIAPGGNKAVLILADGRRISLNDVASGKLAEQAGLRVDKAADGELVYQTNAAAYQPQKETAIIYNTLSTPKGGRYQVVLPDGTKVWLNAASILKYPARFTGTARKVELLGEAYFEVAKVMMPQGPESSPQKMPFIVKTGVQEVEVLGTHFNINGYADENGIRTTLLEGAVRLHSPGLSPVMLKPGQQALLADHNFKVVPADANDAIAWKNGLFLFEDADLQTVMRQIGRWYDLQVIYKGQIPKSTYNGKISRNLKLSKVLEVLKYYKVNFSLQGKKIIVEP, encoded by the coding sequence GTGGATTTAAACAATAACAAATATAATGTCGAAATACTAGCAGAAAAATGGGCCAATGGCACCATCACCAACGATGAACGCGTCTGGTTTGAAAACTGGTACCATGCTTTTGACGATTCTGAAGTAAATATAGCGGATAGTAAACATGCTTCTGCCGCTGCACTAAAAAAACAAATGCTCGGGATGATTCAATTCCGTATGCAGCAAACAAAAGTAATACGGATACAGCAACCTGTTAAATATTTGTGGTATAAACTGACTGCAGCAGTGGCTGTTTTACTGGTACTTTCTGCCGTCCTGTTTTTCTATACCAACACACCACAAAGCAATGTCATCTCAGCTCATAATGACATTGCCCCTGGAGGCAATAAAGCGGTCCTTATTTTAGCCGATGGCAGACGAATCTCTTTAAATGATGTAGCTAGCGGAAAGCTGGCAGAACAAGCGGGGCTAAGGGTGGATAAGGCCGCTGATGGTGAATTGGTTTATCAGACCAATGCCGCAGCCTATCAGCCGCAAAAAGAAACCGCAATTATCTATAATACGCTGAGTACACCAAAGGGCGGGCGTTACCAGGTGGTTTTGCCCGATGGTACCAAAGTGTGGTTAAACGCGGCCTCCATTTTAAAGTACCCTGCAAGGTTTACTGGTACAGCACGTAAAGTGGAGTTACTTGGTGAAGCTTATTTTGAAGTTGCCAAAGTAATGATGCCGCAAGGCCCTGAAAGTAGCCCGCAAAAAATGCCTTTTATTGTAAAAACAGGTGTACAGGAAGTTGAGGTATTGGGCACTCATTTTAACATCAATGGTTATGCCGATGAAAACGGTATCCGGACTACATTGTTGGAGGGGGCGGTACGTCTCCACTCACCTGGACTTTCCCCGGTGATGTTAAAACCCGGACAGCAGGCCTTGCTGGCAGATCATAACTTTAAGGTCGTACCCGCTGATGCCAATGATGCCATTGCCTGGAAAAACGGATTATTCTTATTTGAAGATGCAGATTTGCAAACGGTAATGCGGCAAATTGGCCGTTGGTACGATCTGCAAGTCATATACAAAGGCCAAATCCCAAAAAGTACCTATAACGGAAAGATTTCACGTAACCTAAAATTATCCAAAGTGCTTGAGGTACTCAAGTATTATAAGGTCAATTTTAGCCTCCAGGGGAAAAAGATAATTGTGGAGCCTTGA
- a CDS encoding FecR family protein: MDQIKIYSQQLVAEALTQMRDGEVNSLPVYDGDRFVGKINYVELMAFLNQKDKLGSMYAHKMNFDIGTALLAIKKMKADMHHKEPKRFSFGKQVILGLSAVAAAAVLLLGVTWFLFKSTSTGPLMENKMTVINANKLMLTLANGQNVELDAQKTGLIMAGTNLNYNDGSQVGSQNVAGGGSMVLNVPRGGTYQLTLPDGTKVWLNSMSSLSFPASFDGVKKRNVQLNGEAYFEVAKVTRGTRIPFIVSSKGQEIEVLGTHFNVSAYENEKAVRTTLLEGSVRVSPFTQKDKLLAAMDPGTIDPLQAEGGKTTAADIILKPNEEATLTGADMAVKTVDASEAMAWTNGEYIFRNMPLENVMRMVARWYDVEVTYQDKATGATPLGGAISKKSKIANVLKMLELTADVHFKIDGKKITVLE, from the coding sequence TTGGATCAGATAAAAATATATTCGCAGCAATTGGTAGCTGAAGCCCTAACGCAAATGCGTGATGGTGAGGTGAATAGCTTGCCTGTTTACGATGGAGATCGTTTTGTAGGCAAAATTAACTATGTGGAACTGATGGCTTTTTTAAACCAAAAAGACAAGCTGGGCAGTATGTATGCACATAAAATGAATTTTGATATTGGCACCGCGCTATTGGCTATAAAAAAGATGAAAGCCGATATGCATCATAAGGAGCCTAAGCGGTTTAGTTTTGGCAAACAGGTGATCCTTGGCTTAAGTGCTGTGGCTGCCGCTGCAGTGTTGTTGCTGGGCGTAACCTGGTTCCTTTTTAAGTCGACAAGTACCGGGCCGTTAATGGAAAACAAAATGACGGTTATCAATGCCAATAAATTGATGCTGACTTTGGCTAACGGACAAAATGTTGAGCTTGATGCACAAAAAACAGGATTGATTATGGCGGGCACCAATTTGAATTATAATGATGGTAGCCAGGTGGGGAGTCAGAATGTTGCTGGTGGGGGTTCTATGGTGTTAAATGTACCTCGTGGTGGAACTTATCAGCTTACCTTGCCTGATGGAACTAAAGTTTGGCTGAACTCAATGAGTAGCCTAAGCTTCCCGGCAAGCTTTGACGGCGTAAAAAAACGTAACGTTCAGTTAAATGGAGAGGCTTATTTTGAAGTTGCAAAGGTTACCCGTGGCACACGTATACCATTTATTGTATCCAGTAAAGGACAGGAAATAGAAGTTTTGGGTACGCATTTTAATGTAAGTGCCTATGAGAATGAAAAAGCGGTAAGAACTACTTTGCTGGAAGGAAGCGTACGTGTAAGTCCGTTTACACAAAAAGATAAATTACTCGCTGCAATGGATCCTGGAACTATTGATCCGCTGCAAGCCGAAGGGGGTAAAACTACGGCGGCTGACATCATACTTAAACCTAACGAAGAAGCAACTTTGACTGGTGCCGATATGGCGGTGAAAACAGTAGATGCAAGCGAAGCCATGGCCTGGACAAACGGAGAGTACATCTTCAGGAACATGCCATTGGAAAATGTAATGCGTATGGTTGCCCGTTGGTATGATGTAGAGGTAACTTATCAGGATAAAGCCACAGGTGCTACACCTTTGGGAGGAGCCATTTCCAAAAAATCAAAAATTGCTAATGTGCTTAAAATGCTGGAATTGACAGCTGACGTTCACTTTAAAATAGACGGGAAAAAGATTACGGTATTAGAATAA
- a CDS encoding SusC/RagA family TonB-linked outer membrane protein has translation MRKTKQMQKNAFNKGRSGPWAKPTLLPGITQGLRGLSAASKRKWIMRMKITTFLLMIALAQVSARGFGQKITLDKYQVTLKEVLKSIEHQTGFLFLTKDYNISEPRVNISVKNASIDEAMRACLKNLPLSYLIIDNSIVLSKKEPSFLEAINSYLNAIEVTGKVSDESGRPLPGATVRIKGTQRVAITNADGVFSFSGVDEKAVLVVSFLGYKTRELAVSGGGIPLLIRLEINPAELESVNVVSTGYQKLPKERATGSFSLVEQADLNKQIAVSDITEKFKTLLPGVLMTNNNAIIRGKSTINANQSPIIVIDGFPTELSLSAINPNDVESITVLRDAAAASIWGVRASNGVIVITTKQGRRTADGKPAITFSSTFKIQEVPDFSDLRLANSNEAIDVEIEALGKGWYNLDNPNSNGGYSPVYEVYRKKAKGLITEDEANRQYEILRNNDSRAQSKLFYKNGLLQQYNLSASGATERNRYYISLNYQKNKSYAIGNDDKRLTFFIKNSYQLLPKLTVDADVNLSYIKGASNGLNVGDFIAQRPYELIVDENGGYLPVYQSIRSLERNQELQDKGYYNWNFNLKQEFDNTDKPYHSFSPRVNLGITYKVIDGLAFDSKFQYERSDYNSSNFMNEELYYVRNQINTLTTIGAGNVLNYQLPKGAFYDTYIQVSQSTSWRNQLRFDKELGEGRHRINAIAGTEISRILSKTTQNRYHNYDKARLTSSPINEKLLSAGVVGWNGSTVSYIPVFNQFIDVQNRYFSMYFNGSYTYLNKYTLSTSGRIDKSNLLGANVNDKLTPLYSVGLAWNVSKEDFFKIGFIDDLRLRITTGVNGNVDKSTSKVLVAIPQKNTGSTDEDFLKVQFPENKDLRWESTKVNNIGLDLVLFKNRIALNVDAYHKKSYDLLGFVNADPSVGFQRVYKNTSNMLNEGFDLSLKADVFRGAFRWNSVVNLSYNKNKVTKVYNPNPTLSGYLAGGRGNEIVDQPIDYFYNLRWAGLNAQGEPQVYDDKGVAVSWINSAQPTIDWLDYAGTTLPKYYGSFINTFSYKGFNLTPIFTYRLGHMMRLPTTYVRSASPILTSIATRWQKAGDEAHTNVPKLYTNPNEPLMRAQFYTLNTARQASASYVRLSVVSLTYDLPKHFAGKVFKNIQLQSQVTDIWLWTKNKEDVDPEVANLRDGRLNLSPPVTYTFGLKADF, from the coding sequence ATGAGGAAAACGAAACAAATGCAAAAGAATGCCTTTAACAAAGGTAGGTCGGGCCCATGGGCTAAACCTACGCTATTGCCGGGGATAACACAGGGCCTTCGGGGCCTGAGTGCGGCAAGTAAAAGAAAATGGATCATGAGAATGAAGATCACCACTTTCCTATTGATGATTGCGCTTGCGCAGGTTAGTGCGCGGGGCTTTGGTCAGAAAATTACGCTTGATAAGTATCAGGTCACTTTAAAAGAAGTCTTAAAATCTATTGAACACCAGACTGGTTTTTTGTTCCTCACCAAAGACTATAACATTAGTGAGCCCAGGGTAAACATCAGTGTAAAAAATGCATCTATTGATGAGGCTATGCGCGCCTGTCTCAAAAATCTGCCCCTCAGCTATCTCATTATTGATAACAGTATCGTATTGTCCAAAAAAGAACCTTCTTTTTTGGAAGCCATCAACAGTTATCTCAACGCAATTGAAGTGACGGGTAAAGTCTCGGACGAGAGCGGCAGGCCTCTTCCTGGGGCTACGGTAAGGATAAAAGGTACGCAAAGAGTGGCCATTACGAATGCCGATGGGGTATTTAGCTTCAGCGGGGTGGATGAAAAAGCTGTTCTGGTGGTTTCTTTTTTGGGCTACAAAACCCGTGAGCTTGCCGTATCTGGCGGAGGCATCCCACTATTGATTAGGTTGGAAATCAATCCTGCTGAACTTGAATCGGTCAATGTGGTGTCTACCGGCTATCAGAAATTGCCTAAAGAAAGAGCTACGGGCTCCTTCTCGCTGGTTGAGCAGGCAGACCTGAACAAGCAGATCGCTGTGTCGGATATTACCGAAAAGTTTAAAACCTTGTTGCCCGGCGTGCTCATGACCAACAATAATGCCATCATCCGTGGTAAAAGCACCATCAATGCCAATCAATCTCCTATTATTGTGATAGATGGTTTTCCTACCGAACTGTCATTGTCCGCCATCAATCCAAACGATGTGGAGAGCATTACAGTGCTACGCGATGCGGCGGCGGCATCCATATGGGGGGTAAGGGCCTCTAATGGAGTGATTGTTATCACCACTAAACAGGGCAGACGTACTGCCGATGGCAAGCCCGCCATTACGTTTTCGTCCACCTTTAAAATACAGGAGGTACCTGATTTTTCTGATTTGAGGCTGGCCAATTCCAATGAAGCTATTGACGTAGAAATAGAGGCGCTTGGCAAAGGCTGGTACAACCTTGACAACCCTAATAGCAATGGTGGTTATTCCCCTGTTTATGAAGTTTACCGTAAAAAAGCCAAAGGCCTGATTACCGAAGATGAGGCCAACCGGCAGTATGAAATTTTAAGAAACAACGACAGTCGTGCACAAAGTAAACTGTTTTATAAAAACGGTTTACTGCAGCAATACAATTTGTCTGCTTCTGGTGCAACAGAGCGTAACCGGTATTACATCTCCTTAAATTATCAGAAAAATAAAAGTTATGCGATAGGCAACGACGATAAGCGCCTTACCTTTTTTATAAAAAACAGCTACCAGTTGCTGCCAAAGCTTACCGTGGATGCTGATGTGAACCTTTCTTATATAAAAGGAGCCAGTAATGGACTAAATGTAGGTGATTTTATTGCGCAACGACCTTACGAATTGATTGTGGATGAAAACGGGGGCTATTTGCCTGTTTATCAATCTATTCGTAGTCTGGAAAGAAATCAGGAACTTCAGGACAAAGGTTATTACAACTGGAATTTTAACCTGAAACAAGAGTTTGACAATACAGACAAACCCTATCATTCTTTTAGTCCCCGCGTTAACCTGGGCATCACATACAAGGTTATTGATGGTCTGGCTTTCGACAGCAAATTTCAGTATGAGCGGTCGGATTACAACAGCAGTAATTTCATGAACGAAGAGTTGTATTATGTCAGAAATCAGATCAATACACTGACTACTATAGGTGCGGGTAACGTGCTCAACTATCAATTGCCAAAAGGTGCATTTTATGATACCTATATCCAGGTCAGCCAGTCTACCTCCTGGCGCAATCAATTGCGGTTTGACAAAGAATTGGGCGAAGGTAGGCATCGCATTAATGCTATTGCTGGTACCGAGATCAGCCGCATTTTATCAAAAACTACCCAGAACAGATATCACAATTATGACAAGGCCCGGCTTACATCCAGCCCTATTAACGAAAAACTGCTCAGTGCAGGCGTAGTCGGATGGAATGGCAGCACTGTTAGCTATATCCCGGTATTTAACCAGTTTATTGACGTGCAAAACCGGTATTTCTCCATGTATTTTAATGGATCCTATACCTACCTGAATAAATATACCCTTTCAACCAGTGGTAGAATAGATAAATCCAATCTCCTTGGTGCCAATGTAAATGACAAACTTACCCCGCTATATAGTGTTGGACTGGCCTGGAATGTCTCAAAAGAAGATTTTTTTAAAATAGGTTTTATAGATGATTTGAGGCTGCGTATAACCACCGGGGTAAACGGAAATGTAGATAAATCTACCAGTAAGGTGTTGGTAGCCATCCCGCAAAAAAATACCGGTTCCACAGATGAAGATTTTCTGAAGGTTCAATTCCCTGAAAATAAAGATCTCAGATGGGAGAGCACCAAGGTTAATAACATCGGGCTCGATCTGGTATTGTTCAAGAACCGGATTGCGTTAAATGTGGATGCTTATCATAAAAAAAGCTACGATTTGCTGGGGTTTGTAAATGCCGATCCTTCTGTAGGCTTTCAACGGGTTTATAAAAATACCTCGAATATGCTAAATGAGGGATTTGATCTTAGCCTGAAGGCAGATGTGTTCAGAGGAGCGTTCCGTTGGAATTCAGTAGTCAATCTGTCTTACAATAAAAATAAGGTAACTAAAGTGTACAATCCTAACCCTACCTTAAGTGGCTATTTAGCTGGTGGCAGAGGGAACGAGATTGTCGATCAGCCGATAGATTATTTTTACAATCTACGTTGGGCGGGCTTAAATGCACAAGGAGAGCCTCAGGTATATGATGATAAAGGTGTAGCTGTAAGCTGGATTAACAGTGCGCAGCCAACCATCGATTGGTTGGATTACGCAGGGACAACCCTTCCTAAATACTATGGGTCTTTTATCAATACCTTTTCTTATAAAGGGTTTAACCTTACACCAATATTTACCTATAGGTTAGGTCACATGATGCGCCTGCCTACTACTTATGTACGTTCGGCCAGTCCTATTCTTACCAGCATTGCCACGCGTTGGCAAAAGGCTGGCGACGAAGCGCACACCAATGTGCCTAAATTGTATACTAACCCTAATGAACCCTTGATGCGTGCTCAGTTTTATACACTTAATACCGCAAGACAGGCCAGTGCGTCTTATGTTAGGTTAAGTGTGGTTAGCCTGACTTACGATTTGCCCAAACATTTTGCAGGCAAGGTGTTCAAGAACATTCAGCTGCAAAGCCAGGTAACAGATATCTGGCTATGGACGAAGAATAAAGAAGATGTAGACCCCGAAGTAGCTAATCTGAGGGATGGCAGACTTAACCTTTCGCCGCCTGTAACATACACCTTCGGACTTAAGGCAGATTTTTGA
- a CDS encoding RagB/SusD family nutrient uptake outer membrane protein has translation MKKILTLLIGVAVLTACNKYIDIDEKGKVIPKTVNDYYQLLSDYNVMKVSSINVFYLNDEIKIYKDEVSRIFFGPDVFANGYLWKDYIYNNADDNDKDWNTYYAQIYICNMVIDKIDVATGNNEVLRKTAKGEALAQRAFAYFMLANLYAKHYNTASYITDLAVPLYLQPDINAKKARATVKEVYEQVEKDLLTALDLVPLKSTFSYHPSKAAVQGLLAKMYLFQGKYEQAKSYADLALQANSFLYDFKDYDFTPGLPKFLGLANFPTRAIDNKEIIWDKQNDLPFVYMIAVYMSDAHRALYDAGDRRLYFADVEGGPFGPNVHGNSLFGKDRIYKSGITTPDLLLIRAECNARLSKPDLAVDDLNTLRLKRFDANKYQAYPKNKTDLEALQLVLKERRLELMQDGWRWFDLKRLNLDPRFKQTLNRDWGGQAYTLKPEDNNYVLAIPKKVVELNNLMIQNPRDNKQ, from the coding sequence ATGAAAAAAATACTAACCCTACTTATTGGTGTTGCTGTTTTAACAGCTTGCAATAAGTATATAGACATTGATGAAAAAGGGAAGGTAATCCCAAAAACGGTGAACGATTATTACCAGCTACTTAGCGACTACAATGTCATGAAGGTGAGCAGCATCAATGTGTTTTACCTGAATGATGAAATTAAAATATATAAGGATGAAGTAAGCCGGATTTTCTTTGGACCGGATGTGTTTGCCAACGGATATCTCTGGAAAGATTACATCTACAACAATGCCGATGACAATGACAAGGATTGGAACACCTATTACGCGCAAATTTATATATGTAATATGGTGATCGATAAAATTGATGTTGCTACAGGTAACAATGAAGTGCTTAGAAAAACGGCCAAAGGTGAGGCGCTGGCCCAGCGGGCTTTTGCTTATTTTATGCTGGCTAATCTGTATGCCAAACATTATAATACTGCAAGTTACATCACCGACCTGGCTGTTCCGTTATATCTTCAGCCTGACATTAACGCAAAAAAGGCAAGAGCCACGGTTAAAGAGGTTTATGAACAGGTAGAGAAGGACCTGCTGACGGCCCTCGATCTGGTGCCTCTAAAATCAACCTTCAGTTATCACCCCAGTAAAGCAGCTGTACAAGGTTTGTTGGCCAAAATGTATCTGTTTCAAGGTAAATACGAGCAGGCAAAATCTTATGCCGACCTGGCCTTGCAAGCCAATTCCTTTTTATACGATTTTAAGGATTATGATTTTACACCAGGCTTGCCTAAGTTTTTAGGATTGGCCAATTTTCCTACACGGGCCATTGATAACAAGGAAATTATTTGGGACAAACAAAATGACCTTCCTTTTGTGTACATGATTGCGGTGTACATGTCTGATGCGCATAGAGCTTTATATGACGCTGGCGACAGAAGGCTTTATTTTGCTGATGTTGAAGGTGGGCCATTTGGCCCCAATGTGCATGGTAACTCGTTGTTTGGTAAAGATCGTATTTATAAATCCGGAATTACCACACCCGATTTGCTACTGATCAGGGCCGAATGCAATGCCCGGTTATCTAAGCCCGACCTGGCTGTTGACGATTTGAATACCCTGCGCCTGAAACGGTTTGATGCCAATAAATATCAGGCCTATCCTAAAAATAAAACCGATCTGGAAGCATTGCAATTGGTGCTCAAAGAGCGCCGGCTGGAGCTGATGCAAGATGGCTGGAGATGGTTTGACCTGAAACGGCTGAACCTTGATCCACGCTTCAAACAAACCCTTAACCGTGATTGGGGAGGGCAGGCCTATACCTTAAAGCCGGAGGATAACAATTATGTATTGGCTATTCCTAAAAAGGTGGTCGAGTTAAACAATTTAATGATACAAAATCCAAGAGATAATAAACAATAG
- a CDS encoding DUF4857 domain-containing protein, producing MLPKLSRYLLVLLTIITLAYVLPAVYNTLFDTRINTPFVTYSELKKEYFVMRNIDGKPAFVDRNKKVYTQQEFMDVTPIANFQYHLSRGTLPDTLNGVKLNAQQLQHESIFQFISPENLYTPSYGLYPLFESEPEFGLRFPADVFRINERVEFIDAKTNKINAAKSETYTTAFKQLGFVFPAKLAAGIPSVMKRRDQGWFIEDRAGQLFHLKMVKGQPYFKKVPNPEKVSFKHILCNDFDSDEFYAVVISDDNHLYTINKADYSLSKFPINNYNPEKQTVMISGNLFNKTISVMDDEAVKVYTVDRKYQPIDQFKETLPLKSEMAIGKIFQALFPFYLNVSSPYTDFIKMALVRVSGNSWIFLNGILLIVSLVLMRREGRKIGGSIPDLLIVAVTGIFGFLAIWMFPNKTY from the coding sequence ATGTTACCTAAACTAAGCAGATATTTACTTGTGTTATTAACCATCATCACCCTGGCATATGTGTTGCCGGCGGTGTATAACACCCTATTTGATACCCGTATCAATACACCCTTTGTTACCTATAGCGAGCTGAAAAAAGAATATTTCGTAATGCGGAATATAGATGGGAAGCCCGCTTTTGTTGACCGGAACAAAAAAGTGTACACACAACAGGAGTTTATGGATGTGACCCCTATTGCCAATTTTCAATATCATTTGTCCAGAGGCACTTTGCCCGATACTTTAAACGGAGTAAAGCTCAATGCCCAGCAACTGCAACACGAAAGCATCTTTCAATTCATTAGTCCCGAAAACCTGTATACACCATCTTATGGTTTGTATCCTTTGTTTGAATCGGAACCCGAATTTGGTCTTCGTTTTCCGGCCGATGTGTTCCGGATCAATGAGCGCGTTGAATTTATTGATGCAAAGACCAACAAAATTAATGCAGCAAAAAGTGAAACGTATACTACAGCATTTAAGCAGCTGGGTTTCGTATTCCCGGCCAAACTGGCCGCAGGTATCCCCTCGGTGATGAAAAGAAGAGATCAGGGATGGTTTATTGAGGACCGGGCAGGGCAGCTGTTTCATCTCAAAATGGTGAAAGGACAGCCTTATTTTAAAAAGGTTCCTAACCCGGAAAAAGTTAGTTTCAAACATATCTTATGCAATGATTTTGATTCAGATGAGTTTTATGCTGTCGTTATTTCTGATGATAACCACTTGTATACCATAAACAAGGCCGATTATAGCCTGTCGAAGTTTCCCATCAACAACTATAATCCTGAGAAGCAAACGGTGATGATCTCTGGTAATCTTTTTAATAAAACCATTTCGGTGATGGATGATGAAGCCGTGAAGGTGTATACCGTTGACCGGAAATACCAGCCAATTGATCAATTTAAAGAAACACTGCCATTGAAATCGGAAATGGCCATAGGTAAAATATTTCAGGCATTGTTTCCATTTTACCTCAATGTAAGTTCTCCATATACTGATTTTATAAAAATGGCATTGGTAAGGGTTTCCGGAAATAGCTGGATCTTTTTAAATGGAATTCTTTTGATCGTTTCGCTGGTGTTGATGAGGAGGGAGGGACGGAAAATAGGGGGAAGTATCCCTGATCTGCTTATTGTAGCGGTTACAGGTATTTTCGGCTTTTTGGCCATCTGGATGTTTCCGAACAAAACTTATTGA
- a CDS encoding RNA polymerase sigma factor codes for MTDYSTLTDEQLIALLRKGDGGVFNAIFAKYRNFLFSFTYRRLNDKELARDLIHDVFSAIWEKRATINIPGNIESFLVVMIKNKILDHYKHQKVSQRYIDSLNVYIKIEEEAADHRVRHNDLAAMIEQEVAALPPKMRIVFELSRKQYMNRQEISEYLDVPQESVKTSLRRALNILKTKLKVV; via the coding sequence ATGACAGATTACAGCACACTTACCGACGAGCAACTCATCGCCCTTTTAAGAAAAGGAGATGGAGGCGTTTTTAACGCCATCTTTGCAAAATACCGTAATTTCCTGTTTTCATTTACTTACCGGCGGTTAAATGATAAGGAACTAGCCCGGGATTTGATCCACGATGTGTTTTCTGCCATCTGGGAAAAGCGGGCTACCATAAATATTCCCGGTAATATAGAGTCTTTCCTGGTGGTGATGATTAAAAATAAAATCCTGGATCATTATAAACATCAAAAAGTAAGTCAGAGATATATCGACAGCTTGAATGTGTACATAAAGATAGAGGAAGAGGCTGCAGATCATCGGGTGCGCCATAATGATCTTGCTGCGATGATTGAACAGGAAGTTGCAGCCCTGCCCCCAAAAATGAGAATCGTATTTGAACTGAGCAGAAAACAATACATGAACAGGCAGGAAATTTCCGAATACCTGGATGTACCTCAGGAAAGTGTTAAAACCAGTTTGAGACGAGCGCTAAATATTTTAAAAACAAAGCTAAAGGTGGTGTAA
- a CDS encoding ABC transporter ATP-binding protein, translated as MDNIVECKNLTHYYGKKMVYENLSFNIRRGSILGLLGKNGAGKTTTINILNGFLTPRSGECIILGENSRSLSPAVKAKIGFLIEGHVQYAFMNIYQIEKFYSGFYPNWKREAYFDLMSKLKVTPKQKISTMSCGQRSQVALGLILAQDPELLVLDDFTLGLDPGYRRLFIDYLRDYAKSENKTIFTTSHIIQDMERLIDDCMIMDYNRVLAYMPLKQFMGTFHQFNFETESNDTPLPANPLVVNYERVKNKVELYTYGQEEDVKNYLNGLGFSYKNFTRVEMSLEDAFIGLTGKY; from the coding sequence ATGGACAACATTGTAGAATGTAAAAATCTTACCCACTATTATGGGAAGAAAATGGTGTATGAAAACCTCAGTTTCAATATTCGTCGTGGAAGTATATTAGGATTGTTGGGAAAAAATGGAGCTGGAAAAACCACTACCATTAATATTTTAAATGGTTTTCTTACACCCCGGAGTGGTGAATGCATCATACTGGGCGAAAATTCACGAAGCCTCTCGCCAGCGGTAAAAGCTAAAATAGGTTTTTTGATAGAAGGACATGTTCAGTATGCGTTTATGAACATCTACCAGATCGAAAAATTCTATTCGGGCTTTTACCCCAACTGGAAACGTGAAGCCTATTTCGACCTGATGTCGAAACTTAAGGTAACACCTAAGCAAAAAATCTCCACCATGTCCTGCGGACAACGTTCTCAGGTTGCCCTTGGACTAATTCTGGCTCAAGACCCGGAGTTGTTGGTGCTGGACGATTTTACCCTGGGACTCGATCCCGGCTATCGTCGTCTGTTTATAGATTACCTGCGCGATTATGCTAAATCAGAAAATAAGACCATTTTCACGACCTCTCATATCATTCAGGATATGGAACGGCTGATAGATGATTGTATGATTATGGACTATAATCGGGTATTGGCCTATATGCCGCTTAAGCAGTTTATGGGCACTTTCCATCAGTTTAACTTCGAAACCGAAAGCAACGATACGCCCTTGCCAGCAAATCCGCTGGTGGTGAACTACGAGAGGGTAAAAAACAAAGTTGAATTGTATACCTACGGCCAGGAAGAAGACGTGAAAAATTACCTCAATGGCTTAGGTTTCAGTTATAAAAACTTTACCAGAGTTGAAATGAGCCTCGAGGATGCATTTATAGGATTAACCGGAAAATATTAA